The DNA segment atataataataatattatttcataataatttttttgtaatgttACGACACCGTAATTTTTTTGTAATGTTTAATCATTTATAATTTGCAAATAGTTGTCAGCCACTTAAATGTTTTCCTAAAATGTTTCAATACATTATCATAAATAAGATATATGATATGATTTAGTTTGAGTACAAAAATTTACCCTAAATAttcaattatattaatataaaattcttttaccataaatattatttttaaaaattgaattataattaatttcACGACACATCGATTttgtttaattcaaataaatgtttttaactcaatgtaaaaataataatttttatttgagcctaagttaaattataaaaataaaaataatatataaatgggAAAGGATCCACTTAcagtgtaaaaattaaaatagtaaaacatttctataattatttatatgattaatattttaatgatccaACCATtgatttatcaatataattatacttattacgcatgtaaatttttaaattgaccTAATATCTATCATATCAATCTAAAATACtctatttattaatatatattcaacaattgattttaaatttatattaaaaaatactcTATGTGTAATTTTCTTTTAcctaaactttttcttttctcaaaaacaaactaaaaactaaaaataaatataaatttataaaaaaaaagtgatgaatatttaataaaaataaataaaagcaagtaacaaaataataagaaaaagtaaacaatgagccaaaataaaaaaaataaaaagaaagaaaaaacaaatatttctatAAGTTGTTTATGAAAGTGAAGCATCACAACCTGCACCGTCATATCAAATAGTTGTTTTCAACCTTCCCTCCATCTCTTACTAATGTGCAATATCCATTGGTTTTACTTATAAACATAATTTCAAAGGATTATTTATTTATAGCGGAtactgaaaatattttaaaatagaaaatgaataaatcaataCTATAAGCgaatattttaaattaagatcatattttttttataatgaaacAAATTAATGTcaataataatgtaatataaaGTTTTGACTCTTCTCAAAATCATTAATTTTGAATGCATGTATATCAAATATTTGGAAAACACtaaatttaatgtttacattatgtAAATGGAGAAAACAAATCTATTAACAAATTAACCTATTTTGAGATTCCATGAATAAGTGGTCTCGTCCACACAAATCTCTTCTATAATAGCCTCcctaaataatatattttagtgTTTGGATGATCAtgcataaaatattttctattgtttaatatactttttgaaaatatttcataaaaactattttttataaaacaaacataattttgagatttttttaatctttttattatttaattaaatttattttatgtctataaatttatattttacattattctTTGTAAAccagacacaactcaaatatatttgttataaaatattatagtacaATTTCcttttaacaattaaaatttatttcataatagtAAAACATTTTGTGATAATCAATAtctatataaacttaataataaataatacttaattaaaatttaatttaaattacatatgtTACATATATAAGAGTACACATTGACATATTAAAGTTGTAAGGTATAAATGAAGCTAagcattatttaaacaaatactcatatttataaaattaaaatattcatatttttatactaaattaaaatatgtcataagtctattgtactctttataaatttaaaatttagtccatgtacttttatttttggaTTAGTCTTACTTTTTAGAGATCAGAATTTAAGTTTAACTGTtagtattattaaaaatattttgttaagtacacatatctataaaatacaattaaaatatcataatttaaaaaaaaatagagtcttagaatttttttaagtgataactgatttttttgaattatataattatgtaattattttcttaatttgttttggtatgttcgtctaaaaataatgaaaagtaAGCCTTAGATTAGAGGTCGATACAAGGGGGGCCGGCAGTGGCCCtggcccccctaaaatagaaaatttatatttaggcatttgaatttttttaaaattttaaattaataaaggtaaaattatactttagcccctctaaaattatagaaattcgatttaatcctataaaaattataaagatatagattataaaaaattaaattttttatcatctCTTCCTAAAAATTTATTCTGACTTTGCGCTTGCATtagattcaattttttaaaatttcataaattaaaaacataCCGTATTTTTATAAAGTTGTTTTAGAAGAAAATCAATGGTTATAAGCTCTAAGGTGATTGACGCTTGACCCAATCAGAATAGGATAAGGATGATTTAAAATGCGTAACCAAACATGAAAAAAAAGGTGGCATAAACCCTAGAAATTACAAGAGCTTAAACCCCTCTGTAATATCAATTCAGGATCCATATTccagaaggaaaaaaagaaaagaaaagagaagaagctTTAATGGCTGGTTCGACGATTCTCTCTAGATTATCATCATCTCGGTTAAAGGCTCTTCCTGTAAAGCTTAAAAGCAGCAAACCAGTGTTACCCACTATTTCTCCATTGAAATCGAGCTCTCAGTCTCAGTTTtcttctgcttcttcttcttcttcttcttcttcttcttcttcactgaAGCGCATTTCCGGGATTCCAAGGTGAGCCTTGTTTGTAATTAAAACTATTTGAATCTCTAAAGTAATGATTTTGCTCGCTCTTTCCTTTTTGGTTTGATTTCTTAGAGAAATGGGAATTTCCCTTTCATTTAGATTACCAGTGGAGCTGAGCTGCTTAATCTCAATGATGCCTTTGCACAGTGCGGTTGCTTCGGCTCGCCTCAGATCATTTCTTGCTATAGAATCTCAGAGTTGGGGTTTGATTCCTCAAGGTCTCTCTATTTACTCAACTCatggaatatttttatttttatttttggtattaaTGTTCATTGTTTTGACATTGTCACCACTGAAGCTTATTAATATAGTTTTTTATCTCAGAATTCTTGCTTTGTTATAGTTGAGAAAAGGATTGTTTGAAATAATTATGGTATGGGAGCATATATCATTATAATTGGtattatttcacaaaaattcaaccTTTTATTGTAAGAATCATTAATGAATTGTTGAAATATGTGTCGTGGTtgtttcatataaccatttgcGTTATGACCAGGGCGAACCTGATTGCCTCGGCCTCCCTTGTCTTCTACAAGCTCTTTTGATCATAAGTATTTTCTGCTCgaaaaataatttgtttttttccaaaaacatcTTTAATTTTATCTGGACTCCCAACATAAAATTCTTATCTTGAGGATCTTGACTTGCATGTTTTACGATTTTAGATGTTCTCTCTATAAATGTTCCTCTATAGAGCTTAGATTTATAGCCTGCAATGTCCTCCTGCATTCACTGGTAAAGGCATGCATACTTTGGTGATACTTTATTTTGTCAAAGAAGCCTGCATTTTATTTGCTTCATAAAGCACGACAGTCTGTAGTGATGCTAAATTGATTGAATAATGTTAAAAACGAAAT comes from the Gossypium hirsutum isolate 1008001.06 chromosome A06, Gossypium_hirsutum_v2.1, whole genome shotgun sequence genome and includes:
- the LOC107962880 gene encoding protein NONRESPONDING TO OXYLIPINS 2, mitochondrial isoform X1, with translation MAGSTILSRLSSSRLKALPVKLKSSKPVLPTISPLKSSSQSQFSSASSSSSSSSSSSLKRISGIPREMGISLSFRLPVELSCLISMMPLHSAVASARLRSFLAIESQSWGLIPQGISMPL
- the LOC107962880 gene encoding protein NONRESPONDING TO OXYLIPINS 2, mitochondrial isoform X2 codes for the protein MAGSTILSRLSSSRLKALPVKLKSSKPVLPTISPLKSSSQSQFSSASSSSSSSSSSSLKRISGIPRLPVELSCLISMMPLHSAVASARLRSFLAIESQSWGLIPQGISMPL